TGtagattgcagctgtctacagtggctcctgtaacaggtatgtgacagctacaactccctgggccacttctccatggcctcctcccaacaccttctttattctcaccacaggaccttcctcctgatgtctgataatgcttgtacttctcagtcttccagtagtatgccttctcactctcagcttcttgcgcctcttgctcccagctcctcacacgcacaccacaaactgaagtgagctcctttttaaaacccaggtgccctgattagcctgcctgtcttaattgattctagtagcttcttgattggctgcaggtgttctaatcagcccatctgccttaattgtttccagaaagttcctgattgttctggaaccttccttgttaccttacccagggaaaagggacctacttaacctggggctaatatatctgccttctatcacacTCCTGTAgcccccttttgcggcgtgagggaaaccctggaacacatatatttggagtgtgccaggctgcagcccctattccggctcctcacgaatattttattatgcttttggttgcagttttcccctcaccttcttatttatacactccctatccgcggccccacaaagtcacgggatcttttggttaacctcctcctggccctagctaaaatggccatctataaaaccagagtgaggatgTTGGCCAtcggagtctcctgtgactgtggggcctatttccgatcctcagtccattcacgtatccgggcagagttcctctgggtggcgtccactgactcccttgaagCCTTTAAGGAGCAGTGGGCGcagtccggggttctctgctcggtgtccccgtccggttcccttcgtttgaccctttgaccacactcctgtccctgttatttcattagttgtcccccgtatttatttggtgtccaggtcctatggatccccctcttaggctggtgggggggggatcctttagcagtgagCGGGCTTTGCCCAACCACTTCCCGGATctcaataggatcactctcctgtagccatctggcctgaccctgtcacagtacatatatattttttctttattgggTGGACATTTAGAGAGGGTGCAGTTTGGAGCTTGTTAAATTTGACAGTGATCCGGTAAGAAAAGGTTGAGTTTGGCTGAAAATGTAGAGAGGGGTATGATCTCCTCCTCTGAGGTGCTAATGGATTTTTGTGTAGAtaatgggagcagagctggattgataatggggagggggaaaatcacAAATAACTTGAAGTCATGTTTATTCCATGTGTTTTGAAAAGAAATGTTTCTgattatttgaaatatttcacaATATTTGTTGAAAACAGAATATGGAAAAAACTAAGTTATCTTATTTTCCCCATTTCTCCCTCTTTCCTCTTTCCCCTTCATTTCCTTCTACTATTTtgcctctaaaaaagaaaaaatactaaattgaaaagaaaatgagaaagaaaatctgactaaatgtttcattttccagTTCCATAAAAAATATAAGCAACACAAAGTTGTgaaaatttcacattttaaaaaaaacgttttttgattttttaaaaagtttcagttgaaaaattttCACCAGCTCTAAATGGGAATTGAAGGTACACAAGAACCCATGTGAAGGTCTCAGTATCTCAGAGTACTGGATTCATAGTTTCCAAAAGTTTACATGAGTACGCTACCCAagctgattctgatttcatttttcCTGGTGTAAATCATGaatagctctgctgaagtcagtgatgtATGAGATCAAATTCAGCCCTTACAAACTCATCATGGGTCTATTTTTCTCTACATACCAGTTCATCGTGATTAGGTGCTTTATGGAAAGTATAACCATAAGGGAACATCAACATCTGAGAATAAGCATGGATGGTCAGGTAAGCCTTGATGGAAGAGAGGTGGTTACGAATGAAGGTGGCAACAGCTTTAGTCTCATCCTCCGACTCTGGTGCAGATCCATAGTAGGTTTCATTGCATGGGTCATCTGAGATGAAACCAGTAGCTGCAAATAAGATTCGTATTCACAGTTTATCATTATTTGAATTACAGCCTAAATTCAGCTAAGTGTTAATTGGAATATTAAACTTCTTCATTTTCATTGACTGACCAATTTACCCACATCATCAACCAACTCCTGCTGATTAGTTTTAATATCTTCTTTATTTTAGTTAAATTACTTACTGCCCCATGCAGCAGCGAAGTTCCTGTTCAGGTCAGTGCCAATGCATTTGGTGCTGGAGTTTTTGGAACGGTTTTTTCTCCACATACGATCCTGCAAGACAAAATGATTGAAGTATTTAAACCTCATCTTCCTTATTTTCTCAGATTGGGCACATTGTGAAAGGTAAAAATTGATTCAGAACTTGTCTAAAATCCACATGGTTAACAGGAGGACtttcatctttaaaataaaagacaATACCAGTCAAAGGAAAAGCAGTCCACAGGGAATGCACATCTAATGAATTTTTCCTGTGTCAGTCTGAGTCTCCAAAGCATGAACTGTACCTCAAGTCTACAATGTGTTAGCAAAGAACTGAACAATTAGAACAGGCATTTTTCTTCCCATTTGCTTGGATTTCGGTTCCCAGCTGGATATATGATGCTTTCAAGTAACTATAAACACAGGACCTGATGTGACTGCAGATAAAGTACTGAGAACTGCAGAGAATACAAAGAGAAAGCGTCCTGTTCTGATCCTTAGAACAATCTATCATATTTGAGAAGCAATGGAGTAATTATTAATGGCTGAAATTCATATATACCCCCTGATCCATATAACCCATGTAATCAAGCTTTGTACAGGGGCAGGGGATAGAATCTACCCCTCACATCCAGTCCATGGACTGCAACACAGCCCCTCCACCAATGTTGTCTGAATAAGGGGCACAGCTTTTGGTGTCCCCTATGCATGGGGTTGGGGCAATTGGATTGGTGTAAGTGTGGATCCACGTATCGTCATCCCATTCCAACTTAAATAGTCTTCTCTGCACCAGCCTGTTTAGGGCCAGTGTAGAGCCCCACTATGGTTAGCAGAAGATGCAAAAGACTGGCTGTGTAACCTCTTCATCCATTTCCCCATCTCCACAAAAGGTCAATGAGGGACTTGTACGGTATCAAGGACTTTGATCAAGCACTCCTACTTTACCTGGGTTAATTTTATCCTAAGATTTTGATAGTGACatgaactaaaaataaaaaacctatgATCCTCTACATGGAAAACGATGTGATTCTCAGTCTTGAACAAGAACTTAGAAAAGCCAAATTGGCTCACAGCAATGATCCGTGTAGCCctgtagcctgtcttctgacagtggccagtgccagatgcttcaaagggaatgaacggaacaggacTATTTTGAATGATTCAGTTCCTGTCATCCAGGCCAagtttctggcagttggaggtttagggacctccagagcatggggttgcatccctgaccattttggctaatagccattgatggacctatccaccatgaacttacctaattcctttttttaacccagttatacttttggccttcacaatatcccctggcaattagttccacagattgactgtgcattgtgtagaagtacttccttttgtttgtttttaaagatgctgcctattaatttcatcaggtgactcctagttcctgtgttatgtgaaggggtaaataacacttccttatttaatttctccacagcattcataattttatagacgtctattatatccccccttagttggtctcctttctaagctgaacagccccagtctttttaattgctccccatatggaagctgttccattcccctactcatttttgttgcccttctgtgtactttttccaattttaatatatcttttttgagatgggttgaccagaactgcacacagtatttaaggtgtgtgtgtaccatggatttatatagtggcattattatattttcagtcttattatctatccctttgctAATGGTTTCTAATATCCTAATAACAACTagatctttcttgggtggtaacagttaacttagaccccatcattttgtatgtatagttgtgataattttttccaatgtacattactttgcactaGAGGGAAGTATTGGCAATCTAAGGGAATCCTTGGTCTATTAAATAATTGGTTACAGTATTGTTCTAAGTTGTACTCTCAGAAATAATAACTTCAAGGTCATAGagagatgtttttattttaagggGGGGGTGTAAAATCTTAATGACTCTCAGACACTAAAATAGGTGAGTGATAGAAAATAACTAAATGTGGATAGTACTTGAGTCCAGCTCCAGATATAGCCATCAATGTTGAACACCGGGAGAACATAGAAGTTTAGACTGTCCAATAGATGTGTCATGATCTTGTCCTTCTTATAGGTGCTGGCTGCCTGTAAGAGAGAGACATGTACACAGAAGTATGGtttagttcagtggttttcaaactgacGGTCACGACCCAGTACTAGGTCGTGGAATGTAAAGCACTGGGTTGTGGTGGTTCTGGTCAGCaatgctgaccaggccattaaaagtcctgtcggTGGTGctaggctaaggcaggctagttcctacctgttcggacaccacgctgtgccccagaagcagccagcaacaggtccggctcctaggttgGGGAGCCACGGGACTCTGCATACTGCCCCTGCCTTAGCTCCggactcccattggcctggaaccatccaatgggaactgggggagggggcgatgcctgcaggcaagagccgCATGGAGCTGCTTGTGCACTttcacctaggagccagacctgctgctggccgcttctggggtgcagcacagtCTGCGGTGCCCGgataggcaggaagcctgccttagcatccCCGCTGCATctctgactgggagctgcccgaggtgagcCCCCCAAACcaggagccccttcctgcacccccaaccccttcaACCTTGACCCcaccccgagccagcacccccagcccagagtcctgaccccctcctgcaccccaaccccctgtcctagcccagagcgccctcccacactccaaacccctcatccccagttccGTTGCATTGTGGGCATCACCAATTTTCTTCACCTGGGTCGCCAGAAAAGAAGTTttagaaccactggtttagtgcAGCTCTGTCCCAGCATTACATTGTTGAAGACTCCAATTATGTAATAAAAAATGATTTCACAAATACAGATGAGTTTCAGCAAACAAGTACTTTAACACAGAATATGCCAAGAGATCAAAAAGATCTTTTTCATTATAAATTTGCCTTTTAATTTAGGCCAAAACCCCACCCAGAGGGGTCTTTTTCAGATCCTGCttcccttactccacccccacaACAGCCACATCGGAGAAAAGGGGCAAGTCTCCAATTTggctttcttcccctctcctacAGAACAGTTATTACAGTCTATGAGGTATCTTTCACATTCCATTTAATTGCTGGGGAAAGGATATTTGGCTACTCTTGGTGGAGCGCCCACTATAGGATACGAGTAGTACTCTGTGGTAACTGAGCATGGCTAGGCCTACATAGCTCCATACAGCAAAGGAAGTAGGCCAGGATGTAACCCCTAGCAAAATTCTGGATGTGGAGTATCTGAATGAGATCATGTTTGCTCACCTGCTTCACAAACCACTGGCAGAATGCAGGTGAGATCCATTCTCGTGCATGGATCCCACAGTCCATGAAAATGGCCTTCTTCCTGCCGCTCTCCTTCCCAACCTGCTCAAAGACAAAGATGTTACTCTTCTTCGTTGTGGAGCTGTTCCTCTATTAACTGGGCCCTGTAGAGCCCACACTGACACTTCTACAAGAAAAAACATGGCCCTTTTAGCCTGTGGCCCTTTGAGAGAactttacaggaaaaaaaaagtatccaAAGTAGTGAATGCTACACTTTATATGTAGAACATTCAGATCTGATATGAATAGTGATGTCATGAAACCTGCCCCTCTCTTCTGTATGGTAGAAGGAAAATGTCAGTGTAGTTACCTATGGTGCTTGCAGCTATATAACTactatgattttgttttcttttatggtTGCTTTAAATATCACATAGACTATTGTCTGAAGAAGCAACTGCCATTTCGTGAGACACGAAACACGCTGCTGTCTCATGAAGACTTTACTATTTTTTGTTCTGATTGTTTTCTCTTAACCTACAGAAAGTCATTCACGCTGAAAATATATAGTTTTTGTGTGCAGAAAACTTATCAAGTGTTAAAAATGCAGTCAGCAAACTCATTTATTTTGCCCCTAGTCTGAATGGGGTAACTGAGAGTCAAGAATACTGGGCTTTTAAACCGTGGGTATTTTGTGTACAGCTAGAACCCAGTTCACTTTTATACTGGCTGCAGCATTTTTAATGCCTTTCTCCTCTGACACAGAATTGAAAAGTCTTGATGGGAAATGTTATTTCAAGCAGGATTAATTCCTTATTGAATATCCATGGCCTCAGTATGAGACAGTGTCACAGAAAGTGGCTGGGCCTCTCTTCCACCTCTCTTTCTGTCAGCCACAGAGTCCCTGTGCACGAGAGGAGTTTCTCCATGGACCCAAAAGAGGAGGGAAATGCTATGAGAGCAGCACTCCATCCTCACCCCGTGGGTGCGATCCATGAGATTTGAGTCCTTCTCACAGAAGTCTTGCCTAAGTAAGGCTTACGGGATTTGGCTCTAAATGAAGACCCGCTGATCTGTGTATTTTCATAGATCTTTTGTTAGGTATTCAGCATCTAGACCATATTTAAGGGACCATAGCTAATGTACTCAGTATTGGCTTATATCTGTCTGTCTGGGTCCTTTTACCACATACATCACTGCAGTATCCTATCTGTCTCTGCAAACCCTGTATCTCCATTGCTATTTCCCAACTGCAGTGTCAGTGTTAAATCTGGTCACTTTCTCAGGCAATATGTCATCTAAATGTGTTTCTTCATATTAGCGTTGGAAATGTAATAGACTAGAGCAGTATTATTTATGTATGATGCTGTTTTCACCTCTACTTAATTAATTTGTAATATATTTGAATATCTGAACCACTCTTCATGTGCGTAATCTCACCGGAAAGAAATGCATACCTTAAGGAGGTACATAGGTCGTTTTTCAAAAGTACTTCCAATCTGGATGCGGGAGACCAGTTTTGGATAAATTTTAGTAATTCTAGCAGTCCAGGCAGCAATCTAGATTAACAAATCATGTGCAGTTACGGAACAAGTTTTGGATTAAATATGATTCAGAATCAAAGGGAGGCTGTCTCTGATTACAgtactgattcaggaaagcatcctcaTTCAGGGTAGCATgtaatcacatgcttaaatttaagctagtaagacttaagcacatgctttctTGTTTTCTTGATTCAGGGCTCCATTTGCCTCAAAGGGTTAAATATCCTTTTCCCCAACCTGAGTAATTTGATTGGCTGCTTGGGTTATATACAGGGGAAAATTGGAGCAAtctcatttcccccttccctcttccAGGCTTCAGGGCAGCTGCAGAGATGCTCCTTGGTGGCTACTTGGAAGCTGGAATGGCCTCTCAGtaatttctccccctcctcccactccctttgTGCAGAGAGCAGGACTAGAAGATTTGTATGGTGGCAGATTGTCTGATTCCACTTCTCCCCCACAATGTCCCGTTCCCAAACCCCATTGCACATGACTAACCCACAGGGATGGGGCCCCATGCTGTACAAAAGGTGTACACTTTCTCTGTGGCCTTTTCAAATTCTGCTGGAGAGGCCTCTACAAATCCTGCCAAAGAGACCTCTGCAGCTGTGAAGGGGAGACCAGGATTTGCCCGTAAATCCATAAGCTTTGTACCGTACCTTGTACCAGTCATTGTACTTCGTGTAACTGTGTCTGCTAGTAAAATTCCTTTTGCCATCAAActgtttttcaatcttttcttgcaggttatgcaATAAAATTCtacaatacaaaataatataTATGCTGGCTGGTAAAGAAAATATTAATCACATTCAATAAGTCCGTCTAAGACagcggttttcaaccttttttcatttgtggacccctaaaaatttcaaGTGAAGgagcagacccctttggaaatcttagacatagtctgtgggcCCCCAGGGgactgcagaccacaggttgaaaaccactgatctaaggtaATTATAGAGCCCATTGGCATAGCCTGTGAGCACCTCACAGACTTCAATGAGTTTATTCTTACAACACCTCTGTAAGATAGAGAAGaactatccctattttatagatgaggatcTAAGGCACAGAAATACTTTTGCCTACTCtatactagaaaattaggtttgtttaacTACACTGAtgaggggtatgaaaaatccacgccCCCATGCAGTGATGCTAATCcaacctaagtccctgtgtagatagcattagaagaattcttctgtcgacctagctaccacctctgtACCAAACAACATCCAAGAACCATACAACGTCCGTGCAGTCATTCCTTTCATGCAACCCCCACCAACACTGATTCTAACAACAGATGCCTCTCTAATAGGCTGGGAAGCCCACCTAAATGACCGCAAAATCCAGGGCAAGTGGTCTCTCATGGAATTGTTTCTCCATAACAACCTTTTGGAACTAAGAGTTGTCATAAATGCCTGCGCACACTTTCTCCTTCTCATCAGAGATACACAAAAGTTATGACAAACAATATAGAATGCATGTTTTACATATATTGCCAATAGAGTGCCACATAGCTCTGGGGATGATCTGCATCCTGGAGAGGATTTAGGACTGGGTCAGATGCTGGTTTAAGAGTGCCCTCCATGAGGAGGAATTTCAGCTTTAGCTCCCAGTTCTTTCGGGACCTAGCTTTCAACTGTTGGCAGAAGGTGCACttctgcaggatttttttttagaattgaAGAACGGAAATTTTAAAGTACTACTAAAAAGAATGGAAACTCTAAGAAGAACTATAAACTAACACTATTAAATATAACGTAAGTAAGTAAACTGGACTGCTACTCGTTCCGTCTCAGGGCAAGGGCGGCTGAGAAGGAACAAAGGGCAGTTGGCCTGTGCAGCGCTAGATAGCCTTATGGCAGagcatgagggagggagggcatATGTGTGGGCCAGATGGACTCTGCTACCAAAATTCTCTGATTAGAGGCACAGatgcacctacagtggagcacccatactAGATCTAAGGGCACTAAGCATACTGtagagttttaagtgtagacaagccctaagagacttgcccaaggtcacacacaaatTATGTGTCAGAGCAAGGAATTGAGCTTGTGGGTTTCCTGATTCTGAGGCTAGCACTctaactactggaccatccttcctctctgatcAGGTATATTTAAGAACATAGTATTATCAAGCCAAAGAAAAACGCTGTACAGACTAACTGTAGTAAAGTCCTTGTACTTGGTTCAGAAAGATAATAAACTTCCAGGACATTATTTTTAGTATAGTTGAGTTTACTTCAGACGATGGCTTAAAAGCGGTGACGAAAGTTTTAGGTCTCTAGGTACTCAATCATTCTCTCTCTGCTGAGCCCACTATATTAATAGCGTGTGCTATTTCTCTAGGGTCTTTTATCTGAGGATGTCAAAGCACTTGCAGACACTTACGAATTAAGTCTCGCTGTGATGtaattattatcctcattttacagatggtgacaAGCAGGTTAACACCCAGATTTCCCTTTTTTGGGGGTATCCATCTGAGGACAcattgggcttgattttcagcagtactgcacATCCACAATGctcatcaaagtcagtgggactccatgTATATGTAAGGGTTGGCCCCATGCATCCTTTACAATACTAGGGACCTTGGTTGTGTTGTTGGGATTCTGTAGCACTAAAACAAATCAGAGAAGTGGTTTAGGAAAAATGCAAAAATCTTAGCACTCGGAACCAAAGTAAAATCTAAATCCTTGGACATTTCACAACCCTAAACAATGGTATTCCTGTGTAAAGATTTTCTTGTTTGAGTGGAGTGCAACAGATATGGGATTAATTGAAAGTCAGAGGAATGTGAGCTCCTTAGACACTTAGGTGTTTCTGAATACCCCCTCACTGGTCTCCAGACAACTTCCTTTTATTCTGCATTGGGCTAGAATAATTAAGTAAAACTTACTCATATTGTATTTCATTCTGTTCCATGAGGGTCTGGACAGATCTAGACTGATGTGTACTGACATGGAAATCCACCTGCATCTGAGTGACTATATGAGGGGCTGAATCTGGGTGCCAGAAGTCAAGCTGCAGAGGGAGAAATTCAAATTGTCTCATTTTAGTATGTAGTCAAGTCAAGCATGCACTTGTGAATGGTGAGTAGTTTAATGCTCAGGAGAACCATTGTAggtcagtgttttgttttctctttgaaatAAAGCCCTATTTCTATATATTTCTGAGAATGGAACCATCTCAGAAGTTCGAGTCTGCTATGAAGGACTGTTTTTCAACTGCTCTGGGATTGATCATTCAACAATAACTGTGCTAAATCATAACTGGTGTCATTTTagattatgatttaaaaaaatattttttcctaaaatactccCTTGAATGCAAACAGGAGAAAAGAACTGCAATCATTGCTCCAGTCGCACAAAACATGTTTTAGCGTATCAACAAACCCGAAGAAACTGAAACTGGGGCCCCAATGAAAAGGTATTACATGTCTGCTCAaacttccattggtttcaattgGAGCTCGATCAGGAGGGTCCTTCATTTAAAACATGTAAGCATGAATCTAAAATTCATCCCATGCTTTTATGAAAAGGTGATGCTCCAGTTCTGCTGCTGTTTAGATGTTAGCAGAACTTCTTTTCATATTATAGTAGAAATCACAATGCTTCTGTTATTGtagccaatggcaaaattcccattacaAAAAGAGAAtgttgacattgacttcaatgggagaaagaCCAGGCTCTCAAGAGGATATTATGTAAATGCACAGCATTTCATTTTCATC
This DNA window, taken from Caretta caretta isolate rCarCar2 chromosome 9, rCarCar1.hap1, whole genome shotgun sequence, encodes the following:
- the LOC125642090 gene encoding mast cell carboxypeptidase A-like isoform X2, with the translated sequence MKSMVPLGLIVATFALTSSRCFDSAKVYRVKPQNEKQVNFLKYLANIKQLDFWHPDSAPHIVTQMQVDFHVSTHQSRSVQTLMEQNEIQYEILLHNLQEKIEKQFDGKRNFTSRHSYTKYNDWYKIAAWTARITKIYPKLVSRIQIGSTFEKRPMYLLKVGKESGRKKAIFMDCGIHAREWISPAFCQWFVKQAASTYKKDKIMTHLLDSLNFYVLPVFNIDGYIWSWTQDRMWRKNRSKNSSTKCIGTDLNRNFAAAWGTTGFISDDPCNETYYGSAPESEDETKAVATFIRNHLSSIKAYLTIHAYSQMLMFPYGYTFHKAPNHDELYHLPDAMCGDETQSRSAEINSKNLVDFTRCRTEPLVTNNNFYTPKLQRQPWKLYPACMVQHTNMVHRPL
- the LOC125642090 gene encoding mast cell carboxypeptidase A-like isoform X1, which encodes MKSMVPLGLIVATFALTSSRCFDSAKVYRVKPQNEKQVNFLKYLANIKQLDFWHPDSAPHIVTQMQVDFHVSTHQSRSVQTLMEQNEIQYEILLHNLQEKIEKQFDGKRNFTSRHSYTKYNDWYKIAAWTARITKIYPKLVSRIQIGSTFEKRPMYLLKVGKESGRKKAIFMDCGIHAREWISPAFCQWFVKQAASTYKKDKIMTHLLDSLNFYVLPVFNIDGYIWSWTQDRMWRKNRSKNSSTKCIGTDLNRNFAAAWGTTGFISDDPCNETYYGSAPESEDETKAVATFIRNHLSSIKAYLTIHAYSQMLMFPYGYTFHKAPNHDELTEVAKAAVEALSSLYGTTYEYGASATLIYPTSGSSVDWAYDQGIKYSFVFELRDKGSYGFLLPESKITSTCKETMLAVKSIANYILSYAS